Proteins from a single region of bacterium:
- a CDS encoding 5-formyltetrahydrofolate cyclo-ligase: protein MRADAREARRIFPDPQRAARAVSNAVTSLGWLDGVERVSATVADDGELDPAPLVTACRLRGIEVFFPVMRDPAPIQFAPAGPETPFVANRFGIPEPDVDAELLVSARELDVVYAPVVVFDAAGHRAGRGQGYYDRALSFLLNGPRPAKPLVVGLAYECQLVDGVPSHPGDVTMDAVVTEERVRVFSSALSRRSRA, encoded by the coding sequence ATGAGGGCGGATGCCCGGGAGGCTCGTCGCATTTTTCCCGATCCCCAGAGAGCCGCCCGAGCGGTTTCCAATGCGGTGACCTCACTGGGGTGGCTCGATGGTGTCGAGCGGGTGTCGGCCACGGTGGCCGACGATGGCGAGTTGGACCCGGCTCCGTTGGTGACCGCCTGCCGCCTGCGGGGCATCGAGGTGTTCTTCCCGGTGATGCGCGACCCCGCTCCCATCCAGTTCGCTCCCGCAGGACCGGAAACTCCGTTTGTCGCGAACCGCTTTGGGATTCCCGAGCCCGACGTTGATGCAGAACTATTGGTGTCGGCTCGGGAGCTCGACGTGGTGTACGCCCCGGTGGTGGTTTTCGATGCCGCGGGCCATCGGGCGGGGCGGGGCCAGGGTTACTACGACCGGGCGCTGTCCTTTTTGCTGAACGGACCCCGACCGGCCAAACCCCTGGTGGTGGGATTGGCCTACGAATGCCAGCTGGTCGATGGCGTGCCCTCGCATCCCGGCGACGTGACCATGGACGCAGTGGTGACCGAAGAGCGGGTGAGGGTATTCAGCTCAGCCCTATCGCGCCGGAGCCGGGCGTGA